The genome window AAAGCTTGTGGTGCCCAGGGGTTTAGTCTATCTCCTTTCAGGATGGCATTCCCGTGGCTAGTTGCCTGCCTGGCCCTAGCCAGTGCCGTCTCAGGTAAGTGTTGCCATGGGTAGGGGAAGGTCCTCAGGGTGCAGCAGGATGCCAGGGAGGGTGACACACAGCCACGcacaccagcacaggcagccctcAGATATGAATCCTGAGGTTTTGGGTCACCCTTGTCCCTTGtgcctctcctgcaggctgtggggtGCCCACCATCAGCCCCTCGGTGGCCTACAGTGAGAGGATTGTCAATGGGCAGAACGCTGTGCCCGGCTCATGGCCctggcaggtgtccctgcaggtaCAACActgtccccttccctgggcactgccctaAGCACTGGCATGGCCAGCCAGCTGCCAGGGGacctctgcctgtccccagcttGGGGGTGTTCAGCCCgcccagtccctgctcctcttctctcctccctccccagacCACCACAGGATCCCACTTCTGCGGCGGCTCCTTGATCAACCAGTACTGGGTCGTCACAGCTGCCCACTGCAACTTCAAGTAAGGAGTGATGCCAGCCCacaccagtgctgctggcagggccaggggctcAGAGCATCTCTGACTGGCACTCAGGCCAGCCCCAAAGGCCTGAGCAGCCCAGGACTTTCTTCCCAGTTGTCCCCATGATGGCTTCCCTTGGGTTACTCATGCCCAtggctgccccagtgctgctcccacccGGGGTGCTGGCTGGACACTGCCCCTGACTCCCTCTTACCTCTGGCAGCCCGCGTGCCCACGTTGTTGTCCTGGGGGAATACAGCCTTGCTGCCAACGGCGAGCCCGTTCAAGTGAAGACCGTGTCCAGGGTGAGCCAGGAGGgtcctgggatggggctgcagctccacgCTGTGGCCACTCCCACGGGGCAGCCATGAAGGGCTgatctgtttctctctctgcaggcGATCACCAACCCCGGCTGGAACCCCAACACCATGAACAATGACATCACCCTGCTGAGGCTGTCCACGCCCGCCCAGCTGGGATCCCGTGTATCCACCATCTGCCTGGCCCCTGCCAACCTGGTTCTGCCCTCCAACGCCTGGGCTGTCACCACAGGCTGGGGACGCACCAACCCCAACTGTACGTAAGCTGCAGCCTCAGGGAGGGCTGTGTAGCTGTTCTTCTTCCTCGAGGCTCTGAGGGTCCAGGGGTGCTTGTGGCGGTGACATCTCCTGTACATGTGGGAAGGGGGGGGAGCCAGGCAGTGGAGTAGCCTTGTCTGAGTGTGTACCAGTGTGCACAAATGTGCAGGTGTGTGCTtaggggctgggggtgtgtgtaACCCAGGGATGGCTGTGCACAGGCACAAGCCTGCCCTTTCTCTGGGCTGCCTGCACGAGGTGATCCTGGGGAAGAAGGGGTTTGTTGGcacaggggaggaggaaggcgCTTTGTATGTTAGCACCCATGCACCAGTGAAAGCTTGCCCagggcacctgtgtgagctcTAGGAGACCTACAGACAGAGGTGATCTAATGGTGCTTCTTTCCTCTAGCCCAAGCCTTGGCAGCAGTCCTGCAGCAGGTGACCGTGCCCCTGATCCCCCAGAGCCAGTGCATGCAGTACTGGGGCAGTCGCATCACCAGCACCATGATCTGTGCTGGTGGGGCTGgtgccacctcctgccaggTAAGGAGCcaagctccagctgcacagggtgggtggaggaggaggaggatatGCAGGGTCTTGCTGAGCTCCCATTGCATCACAGGGAGGGTGGAGGAGCAGGGTACACAGGGTCTTGCACTTATGGAGCCAGATATTTAAGCTACAACACCTGACTGTGTGTAGGGGTTCAGGTGGCTGGAGTGGCAGGGACGAGTCTGGAGCACGTGCCAGGAGCACTAAGCAGGAATCTTCTCTATAGGGTGACTCTGGTGGACCTCTGGTGTACCAGACTGGGAATGGCTGGACCTTGATTGGCATTGTCTCCTGGGGAACCTCCAACTGCAACATCAACACACCGGCCATGTACACTCGAGTCAGCCAGTTCCGTAACTGGATCGACGCTGTTGTTGCTCAGGGGTAAAGCTGCTGCCAGCGTGATCCCTTCACTGGGATTAATAAAGTAtcagctttttcttctgccaagCACTGTTTCTGGCTCCTTTCTTCTCATGATGCAAAGCGGGATGGAAGATACACGGAGGAGCCTGGGACACCCCAtgcttctctctttcccagagctggagcttggtgcccagctgggatccaGGGGGAACTGTCAAACTACAACAGGATGCTCAGGAagagggggagcagggctggctgtggctcAAGGGGTCTTCAAGCACACCCTGGCACCAACCCAGACAGTGCTGAAGGTTGGGAGAATGGTCCTCCCACTGACCCATGTGCAAATGCCACCAGGGGAAGGGacagtggagctgcagctcagcaccagaAAGGACTGCCCAGCTTTCAGTGGAAGGTGGGTGTTGGTGGGGGCATAGCATCCTAAAGGATCCCTGCCTGCATTTAAAGCCATGACGCGTGTAGCAGCTGAGAACACAGCTGAAAGGGAGAAGTGCCAcgggcagctccagctcctggggatgATGGAAGGGGATGGATGGAGAACAATACACTGCTTCACACCTGCAGATCTGTCAGGTAACAGCATGAAACTGAAGGCCATTGCAAAGGAAAATTTGAAGCTGAAAACAAATGTCAAGGCCAGGTGACAGGCTTTCACTCAAATGGGTTCTTGAGTCAATGgctggtggggaaaaaaaagtcttgtgtGACACAGG of Serinus canaria isolate serCan28SL12 chromosome 11, serCan2020, whole genome shotgun sequence contains these proteins:
- the CTRL gene encoding chymotrypsin-like protease CTRL-1, giving the protein MAFPWLVACLALASAVSGCGVPTISPSVAYSERIVNGQNAVPGSWPWQVSLQTTTGSHFCGGSLINQYWVVTAAHCNFNPRAHVVVLGEYSLAANGEPVQVKTVSRAITNPGWNPNTMNNDITLLRLSTPAQLGSRVSTICLAPANLVLPSNAWAVTTGWGRTNPNSQALAAVLQQVTVPLIPQSQCMQYWGSRITSTMICAGGAGATSCQGDSGGPLVYQTGNGWTLIGIVSWGTSNCNINTPAMYTRVSQFRNWIDAVVAQG